From a single Oreochromis niloticus isolate F11D_XX linkage group LG3, O_niloticus_UMD_NMBU, whole genome shotgun sequence genomic region:
- the LOC109196625 gene encoding uncharacterized protein K02A2.6-like, translating to MAGMIGQMDPFDDAGEQWATYIERFEHYILANDIQPEKRVPVLLSVMGPKTYGLLRNLVAPSKPGTMQYDNIVGVLQAHFAPKPLVIAERFRFHKRNQGEEETIAQYVAVLKRLSEHCEFGAYLEDALRDRFVCGLKCETVQKRLLTEKDLTFRKAVDYAVSAETATREVQQLSGSLKVNAVLSQKGDKCRRCGKMNHTDDDCWYKDRDCHQCGRKGHTKRMCKGRTRSSQDWNRKAKEGKPELKGYAVKNRAKDKKRRIHHVAAEESGSEGTRPDTDSELELYSLSRKEKYSRISLMPVVNGKKMEMELDTGAAVSLIPWEQYKSMLSQLPLQPTDIMLKTYTGEPLAPEGVIKVQVELNKQRATLPLYVVKVDAPPLFGREWLRVIKLNWKDLKMIHAREQSGNDNLEAVLKKHSAVFSKELGTMKGIKARLTLRPDSVPKFCPPRNVPYALRPRVEAELKRLTELGVITPVEHSDWATPVVPVNKKDGSVRLCGDFKVTLNSQLCVDKYPLPRIEDLFASLAGGQHFSKLDLANAYLQMEVEEESKKLLTVSTQKGLFRFNHLPFGVASSPALFQKAMDQVLLGLPYTHCYLDDILVSGPDKQTHLRTLKAVLGRLEDYGLHLKQEKCLFFQESVEYLGHIIDAAGLHKSPEKVRAVMEAPAPADVSQLRSFLGMLNYYGRFIPDLATVLKPLNELLSKEKKWQWTSACESAFQKAKERLASPEILTHYNPELPLRLACDASPYGVGAVLSHVMPDGQERPIAYASRTLSKAERNYAQIEREALAIVFGVRKFHQYLHGNKFTLLTDHRPLTSILSPVKGTPSMAAARMQRWALLLSAHNYTLQYRKGAHHANADGLSRLPLTLAQKEKQGAVEVFYASQLDTLPVGVAEIRRDTLSDVTLSRVLEMVTTGRFPAAKDADQELSPYLMRRHELTIQQGCLMWGVRVVVPPKLRSHVLKELHAAHPGMVRMKSLARSYVWWPGIDSQIELQAKACHSCQRVQKEPGLAPLHPWLWPSCPWERIHVDFAGPFEGHMYLVVVDAHSKWPEVHIMDSTTAGKTIQVLRGLFSRHGIPHVLVSDNGPQFCSEEFRVFLKANGVKHIRSAPYHPATNGLAERFVQTFKHALKASRGTAPVQQRLDTFLLTYRNTPHATTRETPAILFIGRKLRSRLDFLKPSVAGAVRRAQDAQQQCRQQHSRDRQFTLGEPVLVRDYRKGEDKWTHGVVLEKTGPVSYKVNVGAQGVWKRHVDQMLTRPESVSQQVTVDPPTSSQMSPAQSGSDTMLHPCTSLQEETVEQVLGTTSPPETLQSLKPSPADCTQVTESVRRYPVRVTKPPVRYRDG from the coding sequence ATGGCTGGAATGATTGGGCAGATGGACCCCTTTGATGATGCTGGTGAGCAATGGGCAACGTATATTGAACGTTTTGAGCATTACATCCTTGCTAATGACATTCAGCCTGAGAAACGGGTCCCGGTGCTGCTGAGTGTGATGGGTCCCAAGACGTACGGTCTTCTGCGTAATCTGGTGGCTCCAAGCAAGCCTGGGACAATGCAGTATGACAATATTGTGGGTGTTTTGCAAGCTCATTTTGCTCCCAAACCGCTGGTAATAGCTGAGAGGTTCCGGTTCCACAAGAGGAATCAGGGGGAAGAAGAAACGATCGCACAGTATGTGGCGGTGCTAAAAAGACTATCAGAACATTGCGAGTTTGGTGCGTATCTGGAAGATGCTCTACGGgacagatttgtgtgtggattaAAGTGTGAAACTGTGCAGAAGCGTCTTTTGACTGAAAAGGATCTCACGTTTCGCAAAGCAGTTGATTATGCCGTGTCGGCAGAGACAGCAACACGTGAGGTGCAGCAGTTAAGTGGTTCCCTTAAAGTGAATGCGGTGCTGTCACAAAAAGGTGATAAGTGCCGCCGCTGTGGGAAAATGAATCATACTGATGATGACTGCTGGTACAAGGACCGTGACTGTCACCAGTGTGGGAGGAAGGGCCACACGAAACGCATGTGTAAAGGTAGAACCAGAAGCAGCCAAGATTGGAACAGGAAAGCGAAAGAGGGAAAACCTGAGCTGAAAGGCTATGCAGTTAAAAACAGAGCAAAGGACAAAAAGAGGAGAATTCATCATGTTGCTGCAGAGGAAAGTGGAAGTGAAGGAACCAGACCTGACACTGATAGTGAGTTGGAGCTGTATTCTTTGTCTCGAAAAGAGAAATATTCACGTATCTCCCTAATGCCTGTAGTTAATGGGAAGAAAATGGAGATGGAGCTGGATACAGGGGCTGCTGTGTCTTTGATCCCATGGGAACAGTACAAAAGTATGCTGAGTCAGTTGCCGCTGCAACCCACTGACATTATGCTGAAAACATACACTGGGGAGCCGCTGGCACCAGAAGGGGTCATAAAGGTGCAAGTTGAGCTGAATAAGCAGCGTGCTACACTACCCTTGTACGTGGTAAAGGTGGATGCTCCACCACTGTTTGGTAGGGAGTGGCTGAGAGTTATCAAGCTGAACTGGAAAGACTTAAAGATGATTCATGCCAGAGAGCAGAGTGGGAATGACAATCTGGAGGCTGTGTTAAAGAAACACTCAGCCGTTTTCTCTAAGGAGCTGGGCACAATGAAAGGCATTAAAGCCAGATTGACTCTTAGGCCTGATAGTGTCCCCAAATTCTGTCCACCACGTAACGTGCCTTATGCTCTCCGCCCTCGGGTGGAGGCGGAACTGAAACGCCTGACTGAGCTTGGGGTGATCACACCAGTGGAGCATAGTGATTGGGCTACGCCCGTGGTCCCTGTCAACAAGAAGGatggctcagtgagactctgtgGTGATTTCAAAGTCACTCTAAATTCGCAGCTCTGTGTGGATAAGTACCCACTTCCACGCATTGAGGACCTATTTGCTTCTCTAGCAGGAGGACAGCATTTCAGTAAGCTAGACTTAGCAAATGCCTACCTACAGATGGAGGTAGAAGAGGAGTCTAAGAAGCTACTGACTGTTTCGACACAAAAAGGGCTGTTCCGTTTCAATCACTTGCCTTTTGGAGTGGCGTCGTCACCTGCATTGTTTCAGAAGGCTATGGATCAAGTGCTTCTCGGCCTACCATACACCCATtgttatctggatgacatcCTCGTCAGTGGTCCAGATAAACAGACACATCTGAGAACCCTTAAGGCAGTTTTGGGCAGGCTGGAGGACTATGGCCTGCATCTCAAACAGGAGAAGTGCCTGTTTTTCCAAGAATCAGTGGAATACCTGGGCCACATAATTGATGCGGCAGGGTTACACAAATCACCGGAAAAGGTGCGTGCCGTTATGGAAGCTCCAGCACCAGCTGATGTCAGCCAGTTACGTTCTTTTCTGGGAATGCTCAACTATTATGGGCGTTTCATACCTGATTTAGCTACAGTCCTGAAGCCGTTGAATGAGCTACTCAGTAAAGAGAAGAAATGGCAGTGGACATCAGCCTGTGAGTCAGCTTTCCAGAAAGCTAAAGAACGTCTGGCCTCACCAGAAATACTCACCCACTACAATCCTGAACTGCCTCTCCGTTTGGCATGTGACGCTTCACCATATGGAGTTGGAGCCGTGCTCTCACATGTCATGCCTGATGGCCAAGAACGGCCAATTGCCTATGCTTCACGAACCCTCAGCAAAGCAGAACGAAACTATGCTCAGATCGAGAGGGAGGCGTTGGCTATTGTTTTTGGAGTGCGCAAGTTTCACCAGTATCTCCATGGTAACAAGTTCACCTTGCTCACTGATCACCGCCCACTGACCTCCATTCTGAGTCCAGTGAAAGGTACACCATCAATGGCAGCTGCACGAATGCAGCGTTGGGCGCTCCTTCTGTCAGCACATAATTACACCTTGCAGTATCGGAAGGGGGCACATCACGCCAATGCGGATGGACTGTCACGTTTGCCTCTGACCCTTgcacagaaagagaaacagggagCGGTGGAGGTCTTCTACGCATCTCAACTGGACACATTACCAGTCGGTGTTGCTGAGATCAGACGTGACACCttgtctgatgtcacattgtCTCGTGTCCTGGAAATGGTAACAACTGGACGCTTTCCAGCAGCAAAGGACGCAGATCAAGAGCTGTCACCTTATCTGATGCGCAGACATGAACTCACAATACAGCAGGGATGCCTCATGTGGGGCGTGAGGGTGGTAGTGCCACCTAAGCTGCGCTCTCATGTTCTGAAAGAGCTCCACGCTGCACATCCAGGGATGGTGAGGATGAAGAGCTTAGCTCGCAGCTATGTTTGGTGGCCTGGGATTGATTCTCAAATTGAGCTTCAAGCTAAAGCCTGCCACTCTTGTCAGCGTGTGCAAAAAGAGCCTGGGTTAGCACCTTTGCACCCTTGGCTGTGGCCTTCCTGTCCGTGGGAACGGATCCATGTGGATTTTGCAGGTCCATTTGAAGGTCACATGTACCTGGTGGTGGTAGATGCACATTCCAAGTGGCCTGAAGTGCATATTATGGATAGCACCACAGCTGGTAAAACCATACAAGTGCTGCGGGGTCTTTTTAGTCGCCATGGCATTCCTCACGTCCTGGTGAGTGATAACGGACCGCAGTTCTGTTCTGAGGAATTCAGGGTGTTCCTGAAAGCTAATGGAGTTAAACACATCCGCTCCGCGCCGTACCATCCTGCCACTAATGGTTTGGCTGAGCGTTTTGTGCAGACATTCAAGCATGCACTGAAAGCTTCCAGGGGTACAGCACCTGTGCAACAACGCCTTGACACGTTCCTTTTGACATATCGCAACACTCCCCATGCAACAACTAGAGAAACGCCAGCCATATTGTTCATTGGACGCAAGCTGCGCTCTCGACTGGATTTTCTGAAGCCCAGTGTGGCCGGAGCAGTGCGTCGGGCACAAGATGCTCAACAACAATGCCGACAGCAACACTCCAGGGACAGACAGTTCACTCTGGGCGAACCTGTCCTGGTGCGTGATTATAGGAAGGGAGAGGACAAGTGGACGCACGGTGTCGTACTGGAGAAGACTGGGCCAGTGTCATACAAGGTGAATGTGGGAGCCCAAGGAGTGTGGAAACGTCATGTAGATCAGATGCTGACGCGACCCGAGTCAGTATCTCAGCAGGTCACAGTGGATCCTCCGACAAGCTCTCAGATGTCACCAGCCCAGAGTGGTAGTGACACCATGCTTCACCCTTGTACATCTCTGCAGGAAGAGACTGTTGAACAGGTTCTGGGGACCACCTCACCTCCAGAAACACTCCAGTCTCTTAAACCATCACCGGCTGACTGTACGCAGGTTACAGAGTCTGTAAGACGTTACCCAGTGAGAGTCACTAAGCCACCCGTTCGTTATCGTGATGGGTGA